The Proteus terrae subsp. cibarius genome contains the following window.
AAGGAATCTAACATTGGTTTTGCCCAGAGATGGAACGTCTTACCCGCTGCCAATGCAGCTTCCACTGAACCGTATTCAGTATAAATAGAGACGTTCTCTAACGCCCAAGGGGTCATAATGCCACTATCAAGTGCAGCAAGTGCAAGTGATCCATGAATACCAAAGAACCACAGTAGAGAAGTGAAGATAACGTAAGCCCAACCAACCACTGAGCCCATTGATGCTAATGGTGTTGAGATAGAATCTAAAATAATTTGATGGAAATTCGTTTCATACGTCGCTAATCCCCACGAAATAATCCCCATAATCGATAAGATAATAAAGCCTGGAATTAATGCAGAAAATGAACGTGAAACAGAAGCCGGTACGCTATCAGGCAAACGGATAACCCAGTTGCGACGTACAATAAAGGTGAACATCTCAGCCACAACAAGACCAATAATGATACCTGAAATAATATTTGCTCCACCTAACCAATTAGCGCCTACTGCATAAGCACCACCTGCGTTATAAGGTGTGACTGTCATAAAGGCAGCAATAGAAAGTAAACCTGCCGCAATCGGGTCAACTTTACGCTCTTCTGCTAATGCCATTCCGATAAAGAACGGTGCCATCAACGACATTATCCCCAATGTACCATTATAGACATTCCCCCCTATGGCTTTAAAACCATTGAGCGTTTCTATCGTTGATGCATCAAGGCGGATACCTAAAGAATAAAAGAAGGAGCCATCACCAAAACTAAGAAAAACGTTATTAATAAGTACAAACATTGCCCCTGCAAGGGTTAACGGCATTAAACGAATAAAGCCATTTTTAATCGCATTAACGTGAGGTTGCTTTCCAATTTTAACCGCAAAAGGAAGGAGTACCTTTTCAAGTGAACCAATAAACTTACTCATAGAAAAATACCCTTAAAATGCCGCTAATTGCTCGGCTTGCTGAAAAATTCGCTCTTTGACTGGAATAGAAATAATAAAAAAATAAAAAAATAAAATTAATTTGTTGTTGCAGATGCTTTTTTAATAGAGGCGACAGCGGCTTTTAACACACCTAAGCCATCTACTTTTCCGTATAACAAAGAATCGATCACTTCGACCGGTTTATTAGGGAGCAATTTTTGGATATCAGGCAACATCCAGCTAATTTGTGGACCAAGTAAAATCAGATCTGCATCCTGTCCTTTTTGTGCTGCTAAGGTTTCAGGAAATGCTTCAATAACCACAGGCACTTCATATTTTTCTGCTTGTGCTCGCATTTTGGTCACGAGAAGAGATGTTGACATGCCAGCAGAACAAAATAAGTAAATATATTTCTTTTGCATAAAACCCTCTTGAGTTGGCAACGATTTACCCTAGAGATAACAAGGCTTTCTCTTGTGCATTCATTACTGTGTCAGTACAGAAACCGAAGTAAGATTAAAATAAAGATTGTTTCTGCTTGAATGAAGTATACGCAATGATACTAATTAACGATATTTCTTATAGATTAAGAATTGTCTCTCCTTGACCTACTCTTTTGACACTCTTCACAAATTGAGCAAATAATCTGAAGAGTTCTTTCACGTCACAAAATTTGTTCTCTATTTTCCTTTAATGATCTCTCGCAAAATTTCGCCATTTTAGTCAAGTTAATCCTTTATTATTATGAGAATGTGAATTAGTATCATTACTCTTTATACTTTTGATGGTATTATCGTCTTCTTTGTGGATCGACATTTAGGCCACTGCTGTAAAGATCCGTGTTATTTCGTGTTGCAACAATATGGGAAAGAGAATGTTTAAAAAGTCATTAAGCCCACTGTTTTTACTGCTTTCTTCACTTGTTATCGCTGGTTGTGATAACGCTCAAGACACATCAACAGCACAATCAGCAGAGAAACAAACTCTCACGATTGAACATTTCCAAGGGACAACTGAAATCCCTGCACATCCACAAAAAGTGGTTGTGATGAATATGGAAACCCTCGATATTATTGATGCATTGGGTGTTTCTATTGTTGGTCTTCCACAAACAAATGTTCATTTACCAAAATTCTTAGAGAAGTACACCAATCCGAACGACTATATCAATGAAGGTGCATTATTTGAGCCGAACTATGAAAAGCTCAGCACAACAGCACCTGATTTAATTTTAAGTGGTAGCCGTGCTCGTGATGCGTATGCAAAATTAAGTGAAATTGCACCTGCGATTTCAATGGATATCGATCCGAAGCGTTTCGTTGAAAGCCTTGCTGAACGCACCACAACATTAGGTCAAATTTTTGGCAAAGAAGAACAAGCTAAAAAATTACTGGCTGATTTCAATAGCAAAATTGATACCGTAAAAGCCAAAACACCAGACGCAGGTAAAGCAATGGTGGTTTTAGTCAGTGGCGGTAAAATTTCGGCTTATGGCCCAAGCTCTCGCTTTGGCTTTATCTATGATGTATTAGGTTTTGAACCAGCTTATGTTTTTGATAGCCCAGGTTCACACGGCAACATTGTCAACTCTGAATTACTGTTAAAACTTAATCCAGATTGGCTGTTTGTCATTGACCGTGATGCAGCAATTGGTCGTGAAGATTCACAACCAGCTCAACAAGTCCTTGATAATGCTCTGGTAAGAAAAGTAAATGCTTGGAATAAAGACCAAGTTATCTATCTTGATGCAAGTTCCATTTATATCTCTGGCGGGATCCAAACTTACTCTCGCTTAATGGATACAATTAATCAGGCATTGGATCAGAAAAAATAAAGTAACTGAATGAAAACGTTCCATTTATCATTGGGGATAGGAGGTATCGCTATCCTCTCAATGATCAGTCTATTTGTCGGCGCAGGAGATATTACTCCTGCTTCGCTTTTTTCTGATCCCGATATGCGCGATATCTTCTTTATCAGCCGTGTTCCAAGAACCCTGTCATTATTACTCGCTGGTGGTGCCATTAGCGTTGCAGGTTTAATAATGCAACTGCTCACTCAAAACCGCTTCGTTGAGCCTTCTCTTGCAGGAACAACACAATCAGCAAGCCTTGGATTATTAGTCGTTATGCTGCTCTTTCCTGCAGCGGGTATCTTTACCAAAATGATGGTCGCCACTGTTTTTGCTCTGCTTGGCACTTTGTTGTTTATGCTACTTCTGCAAAGGATCACCTTAAAAACAACACTGATAGTACCTTTAGTCGGCATTATGCTCAGTGCAGTTATTGGCGCACTCACCATCTTCTTAGCGGTATATTTCGATTTACTGCAATCATTAGATGCTTGGACCAGTGGCGATTTTTCAAGTGTATTACAAGGTCGCTATGAACTTTTATGGCTTGTTGGCGCACTGGCAATCATGGCGTGTTGGGTTGCAGATAGCTTTACTGTGGCTGGAATGGGGCGAGAGTTCTCCATTAACGTGGGGCTGAATTACCGCAAAGTAATGATAATAGGATTATCGATTATCGCGCTTATCAGTGGTGTTGTGGTTTCTGTTGTTGGTGCATTACCTTTCCTCGGTTTGATTGTGCCAAATTTGGTGAGCTTAGTGATGGGGGATAATATCCGTAAAACTATCCCTTGGGTTTGCTTAAGTGGTGGCGCGATTGTTTTACTGTGTGATGTGATTGGTCGCCTTATTCGCTACCCATTTGAAATACCTGCCAGTATTATCTTAGGGGCAGTGGGTGCCATTATTTTCCTTTTCTTACTACTAAAGCAGCAACGTTATGCAAAAAGTTAATTCATCCATAATTAGCAAATGTACTGGCGCTGTCGAATATAAGAAAACGCGCCTCTCACCCATGTCTCGTATCTGGTTATTATTAGGGGCATCGTTATTATCCATTGTGTTATTTATGACGATAAACCTAAATGGCAATATCTCTTATATTCTGACTCACCGCGCTTACATTATTCTCACCATGATTGTAGTGGCGTTTGCCGCTGGTGTTTCCACAATACTGTTCCAAACTATCGCGAATAACCGTATTTTGACACCGTCACTTATGGGGTTAGAAGCCCTGTTTGTGTTGCTACAGACCGTGTTTGTCTTCTTTGAAGGCGATATGCCTGCATCGTGGATGCTGAATCTATCAAAGTTCTTCTTAGAATCGACATTGCTGGTGCTATTTTCCGTTGTACTCTACCGTTGGTTGTTTAGCTCAGTACGTTTTAACATCAATCTAGTCTTAATGATTGGGATTATCTTAGGGACACTATTTCGTAGTTCAGCCACACTATTACAACGTTTGATGGATCCTAATGAATTCTCCATTTTACAAGGTCGCATGTTTGCCACCTTCACCCGTGCCACGCCTGATCTTATCTTTTGTGCCTTAGCGATTATTGTGGTTGTTGGTGTTTTACTTTGGCGTATGCGCTATAGCTTTGATGTGATGGCATTAGGGCAAGCGAATGCCATTAACCTTGGTATCAATTACCGCAAACAGACCACTTATATCCTGTTGCTGATTTCTGTTTTAGTTGCGGTTTCTACCGCTTTAGTTGGCCCGCTAACCTTCTTAGGTTTAATTGTGGCTAACCTTGCTTATCATATCAGTGGTAGCAGTCAGCACCGTTTCTTGATGCCTGTCGCCTTCCTACTAGGTACTATCGCCTTAATTGGTGGACAACTGGTTTTAGAGTATGGTTTAAAAATGACAGGAACACTTTCTGTTGTGATTGAGTTTGTCGGTGGAATGTTCTTTATCTATTTGGTGTTAAGAAGACTTTAATATGATTGAAATCAGCGAAGTATCAAAACGTTATCAAGATACAACTGTTCTCGATAATATAACAACAACAATTCAACGTGGCGGTATTACTTCGATCATTGGCCCTAATGGCGCAGGTAAATCCACATTACTTTCTGTGATTGGACGTTTATTACTTCCTGAAAGTGGCATGGTAAGCGTTAACGGTATGGATGTTGCTGCAACTAATAGTGATGTTCTTGCCAAGAATCTCTCAATATTACGCCAAGAAAACCAGTTTGTTAGTCGTTTAACCGTAGAAGAATTAGTCGGTTTTGGGCGTTATCCCTATAGCAAAGGGCGTTTAACACTTGATGATAAAAAAGTGATTGATGAGTCACTCGCCTTTTTAAATCTGACTGAATTTCGTCATCGTTATCTAGATGAGTTATCGGGTGGGCAACGTCAGCGTACCTATGTTGCTATGGTGCTATGTCAAGATACTGAATATGTCATGCTTGATGAACCACTGAATAATCTTGATATGAAACATGCGGTAATAATGATGAAACTGCTGCGAAAAGCCGCAGATGAATTAGGAAAAACCATTATTATCGTTATTCATGATATCAATTTTGCCTCTGTTTACTCTGACTATATTTTAGCCATGCGTAACGGAAAACTGTATTATCACGGTTCACCCAAAGAGATCATGAAAGCGGATATTATCGAAGATATTTTCGACACTCCTGTTGACGTTAAAGAGCTCGATAATAAGCTAATTGCCATGTATTACTAATTCTAATTAGCCTGATAATCTTTAATAAAAAGCATGTTGTTCTTCTCATTACAGCATGCTTTTTTATTGCCTTTTCCCTTGCTGAAGAAACTCTGAATCAATATCTTCAAAAATAGAGTCCCACTCATCATCATTAATATCCATCAACCCAAAATAACGCAGTAAAAAAGTACCTTCTGTCGCCAAAAAAGCCAATCTAGCGCGTTTTCCAGCGACTGTTGTTGTATCTACCCCCGTTAATCGCTGTTGATACCACTCCTTTGTACTTTGTAAATATTCTGGTGTTTGCAACAATGCAGCCATCAAACTAGCACCTTTAGCAAAAGCAACCTTATCATGCGTATGAATAGCACGAATATGTGCTGTTACTCGATTTTCAGGCGAATTATCATTTTTAACTATCTCGTTAAATTTAGTTTCATAACTGCCTTCCCAGTGTTCAAACATCGCATCAATCATTGCTTCTTTGCTGTTGAAGCAGTATTGAACCCCCCCTTTTGAGATCCCCATTTTTTTTGCGACAGTATCAATCGTTAATGCTGCCGCGCCTTGCTCCATCACAATGTCGAAGATAGCTTCTAGCAATTTTTCTCTATCAATGGTTCTTTGACGTCCCATAAAAAAACCTCTTTTCAATACGGTCGTATGGATTTATATTATAGCTGCTAGTAAAAATAATACACATAAAAATAACTGAGATTTCTATGATAAAAGATTATAAACGTTGGATAGTATTACTTTTGGTATCTAGCATGCTGTTTCTCATTGTTGTTGATGTAACAGTGCTTTATACCGCATTGCCACGTTTAACTCATGATTTAAACGCAAGTGCATCAGAAAAACTTTGGATAATGAATGCCTATCCATTAATTGTTGCTGGATTATTACCTGCAGCGGGTATGCTCACAGACAGGATCGGCCATAAAACACTCTTTATTTGTGGGTTACCATTATTTGCTATTGCTTCTTTGTGTGCAGCTTTTTCTCCCACAGCGATGACCTTAATTGCATCTCGTGGTTTTTTAGCTGTGGGAGCAGCAATGAGTATGCCAGCTACTCTGTCAATAGTGCGACAAGTCTTTAGCGATCCGCAAGAGCGTGCGGTTGCAATCGGTATTTGGTCTGCAGTTGCTTCAGGCGGTGCAGCTTTAGGGCCTTTAATTGGTGGAATGTTGCTTGAACATTTTTGGTGGGGCTCTGTTTTCTTAATTAACGTCCCTATTGTTCTTTTGGTATTACCATTCTCTATTTGGCTTATTCCTAAGTTTGCTGGACATGGCAACCATAAAATTGATTATTTAAGCTCAGTACTGATTTTAGTCGGTTTGATCAGCGCCATTTATGCCCTAAAAGAGATAGGAAAACCTTATATACAGTGGAGTGAAGCCACAATTGCCACTGTGATTGCAGTGATCTTTCTCACTCTATTTACCTTACGTCAGCGTAAACAAACTCACCCAATGATTGATTTTGGGTTATTTAAAAACCGCTTTTTTAGTATCGGTATTTTAATGGCTGTGCTTTCTATGGTGATCATTGTGGGTATTGAATTACTGCTCAGCCAACGCTTACAGCTTGTTGCAGGTTTCACCCCACTTAATGCGGCGCTGGTGATTTTACCCATTCCTATTGGCTCTGTACTTGCTTCTCCATTGACAGGTTATTTCTTGGTGCGTTTAGGTGAAGCTCGCTTAATTATTACCGGATTTATGCTTACTTTAGTGGGAAATCTGTGGTTAATTGCCGTTTATCAAACAACATCTCCAATGGTGTTAATTGGTAGCTTATTCTTAATCGGCTTTGGTTTAGGTATTATTTTTACCACAGCATCGACATCAATTATGTTGAGTGTGGCAGATAGACAAGCTGGAATGGCTGCATCAATTGAAGATGTAGCTTATGAGCTAGGCAGTGTGATTGGGGTGACATTTATGGGCAGTTTGATGAGCACCGTGTACACCTTAAAGCTCGTACTACCTGACTCATTAGCTATCAACGATGCAGTCTATGACAGTTTAGACGAAGCCCTGATTGTGGCAGAGAAGTTACCAAATGACGTGGCTTCTCTCGTGATATCTCAAGCAAATATGGCCTTTGAAAATGCCTTTTTCGTAGTATTAACCGCGACAGCAATTATTACCGCACTTAGCTTAGTGGTTCTGCCTTATTGCTTGCATAATTCCGTAAGGACAAAAATAACTTAAATTATGGAGTGATTTTTGCAAAATAAACGCGTCTAAGTGGCGCGTTTTTATAACGGTAGCGTACTCAACTAAAACCTATCGATATCCAGAGCATCCATACTAAAGTGAGAAGGCGATTGTCCCATCTGTTTTTTAAACATCGTCGAGAATGAACCGGCGCTGTTATAACCCAAATCAAAGGCAATTTCAGTAATACCGCGTCCTGATAAGATTTGTGTTAATGAATTCAATAAACAGACTTGTTGTCGCCATTGTGAAAATGACATTCCCGTTTGTTGTCGGAAAAAACGGCTAAAAGAGCGTTCACTTTTATGTAATTTATCTGCCCACTGTTGCGGTAAAGAATCTATTTTTGGATTACGAATAAAATCACGACATAATTTAGCTAATTTACTGTCTTGTGGAATAGGTGCAAAAAACGGTAATGGTTTTGCTTTCGCTAATTCACATAGGATTAACTGCATTAAAAGACCATCTCGCCCTTTTTTGTCATATTTTGCAGGCACATCTACAGCTTCAAGCAAGAGTTGGCGAAAAAGAGGAGAAACACTGACAACTTCACATTGTTTGCTATGACGAGGTGCTGCAGAAGGCTCGATATATAAACTTCGCGTACTCACATCTAACATACGAGTTTCATGCCCTGTTTCTGGTGGGATCCATACACCACAAGACGGCGGAATAACCCACTCGCCATCATCTGTGCTCACTTCGATTAATCCCGTAGCCGGGTATAAAAATTGAGCACGTCGATGTTGATGCGTTTCTAACAATGTATTGGGCAAATAGTCTGTACCCAGCGCAATAACATCTCGGTCAAGTGAATCAACGCTTTTTAACGGTACATTTCTCACAGTTTAGGTCACTCTCTTTTTATTTTCGTCCTTTTTAATATAGCAGTTCTCACGCACTCTACACACTGGCAAATAATGAGCTATATAATTAAAATCGCTATATATTTAAATGAGCAACGAGGGTGTCTTATGTGAAATTTCAACCTTCTTGATATCTATTTAATAAACCTCATTAACAATCAAAAAACGAGCTTTTAACACTCCTAGTAAATAGGCTGAAATTCAAATGTCATTGTCTGGTTTTAGAATGTTGGCAAAAGATTAATCAACTACTATCCCTCTCGCAGAGGTTATTTCGAGCCTTCTGCAATTATCTATGCATTCAATAATAATGCAGCGGATACCAGACATTCCCTTTATTCATAGCCTAGAAAAATCACGCACATTCTTTATATCAAGTATCGGGTATATCGGGATCCGCCTATTATGTTTAAGGTAGAGTTCATTATGAGCAATCAGTCCGATCACGATAGTGATACAAAGAGCATTCTCAACGATGTTAGCCGCCGTCACTTTATTCAAGCGAGCTCAGCATTAGTCACCCTCCCTTTTCTCGCATCAAACTCTTTTGCTGCGACAACAGATAACGCTATCCCAGTAAAATCAATAACAACTGAAGAGGGTGAGCGCGTTGTTTCAACTTGCAGTAGCTTTGACTGTGGCGGTAAATGTGACATTCGTGCCCATGTAAAAGATGGCAAAGTTACCCGTATTAGCACACGTCCAGATGCTGATTTAGATGAAGAGATGCCAATTATGCGTGCCTGTGTACGAGGCCGTGGTTATCGTAAATTTGTCTATCATCCAGACCGTTTAAAATACCCAATGAAACGCGTTGGTAAACGTGGCGAAGGAAAATTCGAACGTATCACTTGGGAAGAAGCAACCACCCTTATTGCGCAAAATATGCAACGTATTAACCAGCAATATGGTCCAGCATCTCGCTTTGTCAGCTTAAGTACAGGCGTTACTGGCGGTATTTTCTCTGGTGCGAATATGTTACGTCGTCTGTTTAATATCACAGGCGGTTTTCTGGAAAACTATCACTCAGTCAGTAACGGTAATACCCTTGCGGTCACCCCTTATACTTATGGCACAGCTGCCAGTGGTAGCACCCTCGATACGTTAGAAAATACCCCTCTTGTGATTTTATGGGGTCATAACCCTAACGAAACTATTTTTGGCCATTCAAACCATTTCTTCCAAAAAATGAAGAAAAACGGCACTAAATTTATTGTCGTTGACCCACGTTATTCAGATACCGCTTCTTCTTTAGCTGATCAGTGGATCCCGTTATTGCCAACAACAGATAACGCGATGATGGATGCGATGATGTATGTCATCGTAAGCGAAAATCTGCACGACCAAGCCTTTATCGATAAATATACAGTTGGCTTTGATGAACACCAAATGCCTGAAGGTGTGGGTGAAAATGAGTCTTTAGTTGCCTATTTAATGGGTAAAAAAGATGGTGTTAAGAAAACCCCAGAATGGGCTGAAACCATCACTAAAGTGCCTGCTGATACTATTAAACAACTAGCTCGTGAATACGCATCGACAAAACCGGCTGCATTAATGCAAGGTTGGGGTCCTCAACGTCATATTTGTGGTGAACGGACGGCGCGTGGCGCGACATTACTTGCGACTATCACGGGTAATGTGGGTGTTCGTGGTGGTTGGGCTGCCGGCTATGGTATGGCTTTAAACTCTGAATTACGTAAAACTATTGCGGGGCCAAGCCTATTAACTAACCCAGTAAAAGCGAAAATCAATATCACCAACTGGGTACAAGCGTGTGAAGATAAAAATTTAGTCACGCCACAAAATGGGTTACTGAACGCCGAGAAACTTGATACTGAAATCAAGATGATTTTCTCAATGGCGGGTAACTACATGACAAACCAAAATACCGATATTCTTCATGCCGCAAAAGTACTTGAAGATGAATCAAAAGTAGAATTTATCGTTTGTAGTGATCTCTATCTAACTCCAAGTGCAAAATACGCCGATATTTTACTGCCAGAAACCAGCTTCTTAGAACGCTGGAATATCGGTGGTACATGGAGCTATGGCGACTACATTATTCTTTCTGAAAAAGTTATTGAGCCTGAGTTTGAGCGTCGTACTGACTACGATTGGTTACGAGAAGTTGCCGATAAATTAGGTGTAGGTGAACAATTTAGCGAAGGTAAAGAGACTGATCGCGATTGGATTGAATATTTAGTCGATGATGCGAGTGTTAAACGCCCTGAAGACGGTATTCCAACCTTTAAAGAGTTGTTAGTTAAACGTCGTCATCTATTAAAACATCGTCCTCATACTCAAAATGTGGCGTTTGAGAAAAATATTCAAGATATCGAGAATAATCCATTCCCAACGCCATCGGGCAAAATTGAGATATTCTCTAAGCGTTTATATGACATGAATAATGTCGATATTCCTGCACTCTCTCATTATGTACCCGCCATTGAGGGCCCTGAAGACACGTTAACGGATAAATTCCCGCTACAACTTATCACATGGAAAGGGCGTAACCGCGCAAACTCAACGCAATTTGCCAACCCTTGGCTGCAAGAAGTACAGCGCCAAGAACTCTGGTTAAACCCGTTAGATGCTCAAGATAGAAACATCAAAGAAGGCGAAAAAGTCAAAGTGTATAACGATCGTGGGATCACGATGGTTCCCGTCAAATTAACACAACGAATTATGCCTGGTGTCGTCGCCTTGCAAGCAGGTGCTTGGTGGCAACCTGATGCAAAAGGCATAGATCAAGGTGGATGTGCCAACGTATTAACATCATCCCGTAGCACCGCAATGGCACACGGCAATGCTCACCAAACATTATTGGTCGAGGTAGCAAAAGCATGAGTAAATTTATCGTTTATCCCGCTGTGAGCAACAAACAGTTAGGGTTTTATATCGACAGCGCTCGCTGTTCAGGTTGTAAGGCGTGTCAGGTTGCGTGTAAAGATAAAAACAACCTTGATGTCGGACGCAAATTTCGTCGTGTTTATGAAATCACGGGTGGCGGTTATACCCGCAATCCTAAAGGTGCACTAGTCAATAATGTCTTTGCTTACACGTTATCTATCTCTTGTAACCATTGTGATGACCCAATTTGCGTTAAAAACTGTCCGACAACAGCAATGCATAAGCGTGAAGGCGACGGCATCGTCATGGTAGATACAGACAAATGTGTCGGTTGTGGTGCTTGTGCGTGGTCTTGCCCTTATGGCGCGCCACAAATGAATCCAGAAACCAAGCAGATGTCAAAATGCGACTTTTGTATCGATTTACAGCAAAAAGGTGAACAACCCGTTTGTGTTGCGACTTGTCCGCTAGGTGCGATCCAATTTGGTCCTATTGATGAGTTG
Protein-coding sequences here:
- the chbC gene encoding PTS N,N'-diacetylchitobiose transporter subunit IIC gives rise to the protein MSKFIGSLEKVLLPFAVKIGKQPHVNAIKNGFIRLMPLTLAGAMFVLINNVFLSFGDGSFFYSLGIRLDASTIETLNGFKAIGGNVYNGTLGIMSLMAPFFIGMALAEERKVDPIAAGLLSIAAFMTVTPYNAGGAYAVGANWLGGANIISGIIIGLVVAEMFTFIVRRNWVIRLPDSVPASVSRSFSALIPGFIILSIMGIISWGLATYETNFHQIILDSISTPLASMGSVVGWAYVIFTSLLWFFGIHGSLALAALDSGIMTPWALENVSIYTEYGSVEAALAAGKTFHLWAKPMLDSFIFLGGTGATLGLILAIFIASRRADHRQVAKLALPAGLFQINEPIIFGLPVIMNPVMFIPFILIQPILAAITVTAYYLGIIPPVTNIAPWTMPTGLGAFFNTNGSIAALLLALFNLGVATLIYLPFVIISNKAQTEIEKEESEEDIANALKF
- a CDS encoding PTS sugar transporter subunit IIB is translated as MQKKYIYLFCSAGMSTSLLVTKMRAQAEKYEVPVVIEAFPETLAAQKGQDADLILLGPQISWMLPDIQKLLPNKPVEVIDSLLYGKVDGLGVLKAAVASIKKASATTN
- a CDS encoding siderophore ABC transporter substrate-binding protein → MFKKSLSPLFLLLSSLVIAGCDNAQDTSTAQSAEKQTLTIEHFQGTTEIPAHPQKVVVMNMETLDIIDALGVSIVGLPQTNVHLPKFLEKYTNPNDYINEGALFEPNYEKLSTTAPDLILSGSRARDAYAKLSEIAPAISMDIDPKRFVESLAERTTTLGQIFGKEEQAKKLLADFNSKIDTVKAKTPDAGKAMVVLVSGGKISAYGPSSRFGFIYDVLGFEPAYVFDSPGSHGNIVNSELLLKLNPDWLFVIDRDAAIGREDSQPAQQVLDNALVRKVNAWNKDQVIYLDASSIYISGGIQTYSRLMDTINQALDQKK
- a CDS encoding ABC transporter permease, with product MKTFHLSLGIGGIAILSMISLFVGAGDITPASLFSDPDMRDIFFISRVPRTLSLLLAGGAISVAGLIMQLLTQNRFVEPSLAGTTQSASLGLLVVMLLFPAAGIFTKMMVATVFALLGTLLFMLLLQRITLKTTLIVPLVGIMLSAVIGALTIFLAVYFDLLQSLDAWTSGDFSSVLQGRYELLWLVGALAIMACWVADSFTVAGMGREFSINVGLNYRKVMIIGLSIIALISGVVVSVVGALPFLGLIVPNLVSLVMGDNIRKTIPWVCLSGGAIVLLCDVIGRLIRYPFEIPASIILGAVGAIIFLFLLLKQQRYAKS
- a CDS encoding iron chelate uptake ABC transporter family permease subunit, which codes for MQKVNSSIISKCTGAVEYKKTRLSPMSRIWLLLGASLLSIVLFMTINLNGNISYILTHRAYIILTMIVVAFAAGVSTILFQTIANNRILTPSLMGLEALFVLLQTVFVFFEGDMPASWMLNLSKFFLESTLLVLFSVVLYRWLFSSVRFNINLVLMIGIILGTLFRSSATLLQRLMDPNEFSILQGRMFATFTRATPDLIFCALAIIVVVGVLLWRMRYSFDVMALGQANAINLGINYRKQTTYILLLISVLVAVSTALVGPLTFLGLIVANLAYHISGSSQHRFLMPVAFLLGTIALIGGQLVLEYGLKMTGTLSVVIEFVGGMFFIYLVLRRL
- a CDS encoding iron ABC transporter ATP-binding protein, with product MIEISEVSKRYQDTTVLDNITTTIQRGGITSIIGPNGAGKSTLLSVIGRLLLPESGMVSVNGMDVAATNSDVLAKNLSILRQENQFVSRLTVEELVGFGRYPYSKGRLTLDDKKVIDESLAFLNLTEFRHRYLDELSGGQRQRTYVAMVLCQDTEYVMLDEPLNNLDMKHAVIMMKLLRKAADELGKTIIIVIHDINFASVYSDYILAMRNGKLYYHGSPKEIMKADIIEDIFDTPVDVKELDNKLIAMYY
- a CDS encoding TetR/AcrR family transcriptional regulator; translation: MGRQRTIDREKLLEAIFDIVMEQGAAALTIDTVAKKMGISKGGVQYCFNSKEAMIDAMFEHWEGSYETKFNEIVKNDNSPENRVTAHIRAIHTHDKVAFAKGASLMAALLQTPEYLQSTKEWYQQRLTGVDTTTVAGKRARLAFLATEGTFLLRYFGLMDINDDEWDSIFEDIDSEFLQQGKRQ
- a CDS encoding MFS transporter; the encoded protein is MIKDYKRWIVLLLVSSMLFLIVVDVTVLYTALPRLTHDLNASASEKLWIMNAYPLIVAGLLPAAGMLTDRIGHKTLFICGLPLFAIASLCAAFSPTAMTLIASRGFLAVGAAMSMPATLSIVRQVFSDPQERAVAIGIWSAVASGGAALGPLIGGMLLEHFWWGSVFLINVPIVLLVLPFSIWLIPKFAGHGNHKIDYLSSVLILVGLISAIYALKEIGKPYIQWSEATIATVIAVIFLTLFTLRQRKQTHPMIDFGLFKNRFFSIGILMAVLSMVIIVGIELLLSQRLQLVAGFTPLNAALVILPIPIGSVLASPLTGYFLVRLGEARLIITGFMLTLVGNLWLIAVYQTTSPMVLIGSLFLIGFGLGIIFTTASTSIMLSVADRQAGMAASIEDVAYELGSVIGVTFMGSLMSTVYTLKLVLPDSLAINDAVYDSLDEALIVAEKLPNDVASLVISQANMAFENAFFVVLTATAIITALSLVVLPYCLHNSVRTKIT
- a CDS encoding AraC family transcriptional regulator codes for the protein MRNVPLKSVDSLDRDVIALGTDYLPNTLLETHQHRRAQFLYPATGLIEVSTDDGEWVIPPSCGVWIPPETGHETRMLDVSTRSLYIEPSAAPRHSKQCEVVSVSPLFRQLLLEAVDVPAKYDKKGRDGLLMQLILCELAKAKPLPFFAPIPQDSKLAKLCRDFIRNPKIDSLPQQWADKLHKSERSFSRFFRQQTGMSFSQWRQQVCLLNSLTQILSGRGITEIAFDLGYNSAGSFSTMFKKQMGQSPSHFSMDALDIDRF